A genomic window from Cucumis melo cultivar AY chromosome 8, USDA_Cmelo_AY_1.0, whole genome shotgun sequence includes:
- the LOC103485963 gene encoding rhomboid-like protein 15: MRSNIVTEAGLPTRVGQWWEGIPFFTSSIILICGTIYLVCLLVGYDSFVEVCFLPAAILSHFQVYRIFTSVLFHGSLLHVLFNMLALVPLGSELERIMGSIRMLYLTILLAISNATIHLFIAVVMAHNPFHHYDNLMNECAIGFSGILFSLIVIETSLSGIQSRSVFGLFNVPAQWYVWILLVVFQLLMTNVSFLGHLCGIITGFAYIYGLLNFLLPGTSFYSAMESSSLLSSCVRRPKFILCTGGNPSAQLPTYSGQNTTSSGLSVPNVWRNLSSWMPRRETVTEPQQQDNRFPGRGRTLGSTQNQSAPAGDSEFNLQTRLLDRSSADRQSSDGRQNDSAVVDRATPMQNQRSVASDAEIQKLVSMGFEKTQVEVALAAADGDINIAVEILMSQKD; the protein is encoded by the exons ATGAGATCCAACATCGTTACGGAG GCAGGATTGCCAACAAGGGTGGGGCAGTGGTGGGAAGGCATTCCATTCTTTACTTCCTCGATTATACTCATCTGTGGAACCATTTACTTGGTATGTCTCTTGGTTGGATATGACTCATTTGTGGAAGTATGTTTCTTACCTGCGGCAATCCTATCACATTTTCAAG TTTACAGGATTTTTACGTCTGTTCTTTTTCACGGTTCACTACTTCATGTTTTATTCAACATGTTGGCTTTAGTACCTCTGGGTTCTGAACTAGAGAGAATCATGGGATCAATTCGCATGCTCTACCTGACAATTCTCCTAGCCATAAGCAATGCTACTATTCATCTTTTCATCGCAGTTGTCATGGCTCATAACCCCTTTCATCATTATGACAACCTTATGAACGAGTGTGCCATAGGATTCTCTGGAATTTTGTTTTCATTGATTGTTATAGAGACAAGTTTGAGTGGTATTCAATCCAGGAG TGTttttggcctctttaatgttcCTGCTCAATG GTATGTGTGGATTTTGTTGGTGGTATTCCAGCTTCTAATGACAAACGTCTCGTTTCTAGGGCACCTCTGTGGCATAATAACTGGATTTGCAT ATATTTATGGGCTATTAAACTTTCTTTTACCTGGAACGTCCTTTTATTCTGCTATGGAGTCTTCCTCTTTGCTT TCTTCTTGTGTGAGGCGACCTAAATTTATTCTGTGCACCGGTGGAAATCCCTCTGCCCAACTTCCAACATATTCTGGCCAAAATACCACGTCCAG TGGCCTCTCCGTTCCTAATGTTTGGAGAAATTTATCTTCATGGATGCCTCGCAGAGAAACGGTCACTGAG CCACAACAACAAGACAACAGATTTCCTGGACGTGGAAGAACGCTTGGTTCCACTCAAAACCAAAGTGCTCCTGCTGGTGATTCAGAGTTTAACTTGCAAACTAGGTTATTGGATAGGAGCTCTGCAGATCGTCAGTCATCTGATGGAAG GCAAAACGATAGCGCAGTAGTGGATCGGGCAACCCCAATGCAAAACCAG AGATCAGTTGCCTCTGATGCAGAGATTCAAAAATTAGTATCAATGGGTTTTGAAAAG ACCCAAGTAGAAGTTGCGCTGGCAGCCGCTGACGGGGACATTAATATAGCAGTTGAAATCCTTATGAGCCAAAAG GATTAG